The following proteins come from a genomic window of Salvia hispanica cultivar TCC Black 2014 chromosome 4, UniMelb_Shisp_WGS_1.0, whole genome shotgun sequence:
- the LOC125185252 gene encoding auxin-responsive protein SAUR50-like — protein MAIRKSNKLTQRAMIKQIMKRCSSLGKKHGYENEEGLPLDVPKGHFVVYVGVNRTRYIVPITVLNMPEFLSLLQQAEDEFGFDHDMGLTIPCDDQVFESLMSFVR, from the coding sequence ATGGCCATTAGAAAATCAAACAAGCTGACACAAAGAGCCATGATCAAGCAGATCATGAAGCGGTGCTCGAGCCTAGGGAAGAAGCACGGGTACGAGAACGAGGAAGGGCTCCCGTTGGACGTGCCAAAGGGGCACTTCGTGGTGTATGTGGGCGTGAATAGGACCAGATACATCGTTCCTATCACGGTTCTCAACATGCCCGAATTCCTGAGCCTGCTTCAACAAGCGGAGGACGAGTTCGGATTCGATCACGACATGGGACTCACTATCCCATGTGATGATCAAGTATTCGAGTCTCTAATGTCATTTgttagatag
- the LOC125221897 gene encoding filament-like plant protein 4, with amino-acid sequence MDKRSWPWKKKSSDKQAAEKAAATASESSTTASDISAAQIDKAKQENKKPKYVQISIESYTHLTGLEDEVKSYAEQVQTLEEEVKELNEKLSEADTEMTDKENLVKQHAKVAEEAVSGWEKAEAEAAALKNHLESVTLLKLTAEDRATHLDGALKECMREIQNLKEDHEQKLQELALNKAKLFDKMKLEFEAKIGYLDQELMKAAAENAALSRSLQERSNMLIQINEEKSQANAEIELLKSEIESCEREVNSLKYELHIARKEVEIRNEEKNMSVRSAEAATKHHLEGVKKIAKLEAECQRLRGLVRKKLPGPAALAQMKLEVESLGRDYGDSRLRRSPVKPTTPHLSQLPDFSLDHAQKCLKENELLTERLLAMEEETKMLKEALAKRNSELQASRSICAQTASKLQNMEAQLEANGEQKNHHIYNPQVPIESLSSQKASIPSSLTTMSEDGNYDNISCSGSWTAGMMSELSHLKKEKSMDSPQKSESTNHADLMDDFLEMEKLAYQSNGTVNEGSELVKCEASVEVATSADPHSGEHGLEPQAISKEDANVVNRQLQADPQVFVELQSKISGVLELVSNERDMEKVIEEVRQAMQDMHETLHHHSVNGFTEANSPCGIRTDQITEDAKMTATTETLVPRDASSSVNNFEAINEEVEVAIMQISDFITNLGKEVKTVTEARPDGEDGLNKKIDIFSAKYNEARKSYLNLNDFVLDVSEVLNKASELHLNAIGFRSSEVETGSSDCIDKIALPENKIVVESLGERYPDGCAHFSDSASDPDVPNDGNLVPISESTATSWKCSLEEFEQLKMDKDSLAVDLARSLENLETSKSQLLETESLLAEVKSQLATAQKSNSLAETQLKCMAESYNSLETRSEELKTELNLLRGKLQNLEKELLDEKRSHEEALNRCKDLQDQLDRASNCAAAETDERSGQEKELAAAAEKLAECQETIFLLGKQMQALRPQTDVRSPNNTRSQKVEASVEEEPTISGMNLQDSDAPDVVDTAASPHLHRAGSESPMDTFNASFSPSDSEANNLLRSPVSSKPPSHRPTKSGSSSASNTPTPEKHARGFSRFFSSKAKNAS; translated from the exons ATGGATAAAAGGAGTTGGCCATGGAAGAAGAAATCATCTGATAAGCAGGCTGCTGAGAAAGCAGCTGCCACTGCATCAGAGTCTTCTACAACTGCTTCAGATATAAGTGCAGCTCAAATCGACAAG gcaaaacaagaaaataaaaagccCAAATATGTTCAAATTTCTATTGAATCATATACACATCTAACTGGATTGGAGGATGAAGTGAAGTCCTATGCAGAACAGGTGCAGACCTTAGAGGAGGAAGTGAAAGAACTCAATGAAAAGTTATCTGAAGCAGATACTGAAATGACTGATAAGGAAAATTTGGTCAAACAACATGCCAAAGTCGCTGAAGAAGCTGTGTCAG GTTGGGAGAAGGCTGAGGCTGAAGCTGCAGCACTGAAAAATCACCTGGAATCTGTCACACTGCTAAAGCTTACTGCTGAAGATCGGGCAACACATCTGGATGGTGCTCTCAAAGAATGTATGAGGGAGATACAGAATTTGAAGGAAGACCATGAACAAAAGTTGCAGGAACTTGCTCTTAACAAAGCAAAGTTGTTTGACAAGATGAAGTTAGAGTTTGAAGCAAAAATAGGTTATCTGGACCAAGAGTTAATGAAGGCTGCAGCTGAAAATGCTGCATTATCGAGGTCCTTGCAAGAGCGCTCTAACATGTTGATCCAGATTAATGAAGAGAAATCGCAGGCTAATGCCGAGATAGAACTTTTGAAAAGTGAAATTGAGTCTTGTGAAAGAGAAGTAAACTCACTCAAATATGAACTCCATATCGCTAGGAAAGAGGTGGAAATTCGCAATGAGGAGAAAAACATGAGTGTGCGGTCGGCCGAGGCAGCAACCAAACATCACCTTGAAGGAGTCAAGAAAATTGCTAAGCTTGAGGCGGAATGTCAAAGATTACGAGGCCTTGTTCGGAAGAAACTTCCTGGTCCAGCTGCACTAGCCCAAATGAAATTGGAAGTTGAGAGTTTGGGTCGAGACTATGGAGACTCTCGTTTAAGGAGATCTCCTGTGAAGCCTACCACTCCACACTTGTCTCAGCTGCCAGACTTTTCACTGGACCATGCCCAGAAGTGCCTCAAAGAAAATGAGTTACTCACAGAACGCCTACTTGCAATGGaggaagaaacaaaaatgCTTAAAGAGGCATTGGCAAAGCGTAACAGTGAATTGCAAGCTTCTAGGAGTATCTGTGCTCAAACGGCTAGCAAGCTTCAAAATATGGAAGCACAACTAGAAGCTAATGGTGAGCAGAAAAATCATCACATTTATAATCCTCAGGTTCCAATTGAAAGTCTCAGTAGTCAGAAAGCCAGTATTCCATCAAGTTTGACCACTATGTCGGAAGATGgaaattatgataatataaGCTGTTCTGGTTCATGGACTGCTGGAATGATGTCTGAGCTCTCACATCTGAAGAAGGAAAAGTCCATGGACAGTCCGCAGAAATCTGAAAGTACTAATCATGCGGACCTTATGGACGACTTCTTAGAGATGGAGAAGCTGGCATATCAATCGAATGGAACAGTCAATGAAGGATCTGAACTTGTAAAGTGTGAAGCTTCAGTTGAAGTGGCCACCAGTGCAGACCCTCATTCAGGTGAGCATGGGTTGGAACCTCAAGCGATTTCTAAAGAAGATGCAAATGTAGTAAATCGTCAACTTCAAGCAGACCCACAGGTCTTTGTGGAACTCCAGTCAAAAATATCTGGGGTTCTTGAATTAGTCTCTAATGAAAGGGACATGGAAAAAGTAATAGAGGAAGTTAGACAAGCTATGCAGGACATGCATGAAACTTTACATCACCACTCGGTGAATGGTTTTACTGAGGCAAATTCTCCTTGTGGCATAAGAACTGATCAAATAACTGAGGATGCCAAGATGACAGCCACAACTGAGACATTGGTGCCTCGAGATGCTAGCTCATCTGTCAATAATTTTGAAGCCATTAATGAAGAAGTAGAAGTTGCCATTATGCAGATTTCTGACTTTATCACTAATCTTGGTAAAGAAGTGAAGACTGTCACAGAAGCAAGGCCTGATGGAGAAGATGggttgaataaaaaaattgatatattttctgCCAAATATAATGAAGCAAGGAAGAGTTATCTCAATCTGAATGATTTTGTTCTTGACGTTTCTGAAGTATTGAACAAAGCAAGCGAGCTGCATCTGAATGCTATTGGATTTAGAAGTTCTGAAGTTGAAACTGGTAGCTCCGATTGTATAGACAAGATTGCCCTACCAGAGAACAAGATTGTTGTGGAATCATTAGGAGAGAGGTATCCAGATGGGTGTGCACACTTCTCGGATTCTGCATCCGACCCCGATGTTCCTAACGATGGGAATCTTGTTCCAATCTCTGAATCAACAGCCACTTCTTGGAAATGTTCACTGGAGGAGTTTGAACAATTGAAAATGGACAAGGATAGCCTGGCAGTTGATCTAGCTAGATCTTTGGAAAATTTAGAAACTTCCAAGTCTCAGTTGCTGGAAACGGAAAGCCTTCTGGCTGAGGTTAAATCACAATTAGCAACAGCTCAGAAGTCCAACAGCCTGGCTGAGACACAGCTCAAATGCATGGCAGAATCATACAATTCGCTTGAAACGCGTTCAGAAGAATTAAAGACTGAATTAAATCTTCTCCGAGGCAAACTACAAAATTTGGAGAAAGAGCTTCTAGACGAGAAAAGAAGTCATGAGGAGGCACTCAACAGATGCAAAGATCTTCAAGACCAGCTTGACAG GGCTAGTAATTGTGCGGCAGCTGAAACTGATGAGAGGTCTGGCCAG GAGAAGGAGTTGGCAGCCGCAGCAGAAAAGCTGGCAGAGTGTCAAGAAACCATATTCCTTCTAGGAAAGCAAATGCAAGCGCTTCGTCCACAAACAGACGTGCGTTCCCCAAATAACACGAGGAGTCAAAAAGTCGAAGCCTCTGTCGAGGAAGAACCAACTATAAGTGGCATGAATTTGCAAGATTCTGATGCACCTGATGTAGTAGACACTGCTGCTTCCCCCCATTTGCACAGAGCTGGCTCAGAATCTCCCATGGATACGTTTAATGCTTCTTTCAGTCCATCCGATTCCGAAGCTAACAACTTGTTGAGATCTCCGGTCAGCTCAAAACCACCAAGCCACCGCCCTACAAAGTCGGGCTCCTCCTCTGCCTCGAACACTCCTACACCGGAGAAACATGCTCGTGGATTTAGCAGATTCTTTTCATCGAAAGCGAAGAACGCCTCTTAG
- the LOC125223837 gene encoding protein SPA, chloroplastic-like has product MLAAPSASRLSSPFVYCPLQLSSPSSSSTKFIKTQRSPASYPCVRAADLDQNTVVAIAVGVVSVAVGIGIPVFYETQIDSAAKRENTQACFPCDGSGAQKCRFCMGTGSVSVELGGDEKEISRCINCDGAGSLTCTTCQGSGIQPRYLDRREFKDDD; this is encoded by the exons atgttAGCTGCGCCTTCTGCTTCACGCCTCAGCTCTCCTTTTGTCTACTGCCCCCTGCAGCTCTCCTCTCCATCCTCATCTTCCACTAAATTCATCAAAACGCAACGCTCTCCGGCTTCGTATCCATGCGTCAGAGCAGCTGATCTCGATCAGAACACT GTAGTGGCGATTGCAGTTGGAGTGGTCAGTGTTGCAGTCGGGATTGGGATTCCTGTTTTCTACGAGACACAAATTGACAGTGCT GCCAAGAGAGAAAATACTCAGGCATGCTTCCCCTGTGATGGCTCCGGTGCTC AAAAATGTAGATTCTGCATGGGAACCGGCAGTGTGTCCGTTGAACTCGGTGGTGATGAGAAAGAAATCTCTCGGTGCATCAACTGTGACGGGGCTGGCTCGTTGACCTGCACCACATGCCAGGGCAGTGGCATTCAACCTCGATACCTTGATCGTAG AGAATTTAAGGACGACGATTGA